Proteins from a genomic interval of Arachis hypogaea cultivar Tifrunner chromosome 10, arahy.Tifrunner.gnm2.J5K5, whole genome shotgun sequence:
- the LOC112717067 gene encoding uncharacterized protein codes for MGSEVESPIPNENHDSNGNNVNNDVTVTKTLTIVQPHSLLPKPAPPAKLNSNNRNDAVSRLAVGKFFRQRSNDLSSAISRGISSIKQSIENDESFNKNDKDSSGDVTEFNLPGVKVVVTDKKENDVSFSTKGRVISFFSRSNCRDCSAVRRLFRERGLRFVEINVDVYVEREKELVDRTGSKTVPKIFFDGELIGGLVELNVMMRNGDGELRRRLLREEGGKCSGADAPAAPAYGFDDDVAKDEEEEEEGEMVRVVRVMRQRLPIQDRWIKMKLVRNCFSGTDLVDFLLHHLHSSRPKAVEIGKQLCQKHFIHHVLGENDFEEGNNNFYRFLEHEPFITKCFNFRGATNDSEPKAAAELCDRITKIMSAILESYASDDRKHVDYVAISKSEEFRRYVNMTQDLQRVDLLELSENEKLAFFLNLYNAMVIHAVIRVGVGQEGAINRRSFSDFLYLIGGHPYSPSTIKNGILRSNRRSPYSLVKPFSTGDPRLELALLKMNPLIHFGICNGTKSSPKVRFFSPHRVAEELRGAAREFFANDGIEVNLEKRTVYLSPIFKWYGMDFGQERNILNILNWMISYLDPNKAGLVTHLLSDAASVNISYKNYDWSINS; via the exons atgggTTCTGAAGTGGAAAGTCCTATTCCAAACGAAAACCATGATTCCAACGGTAATAACGTCAACAACGACGTGACCGTTACAAAAACTCTAACAATCGTGCAACCTCATTCGCTTCTCCCGAAGCCAGCACCACCAGCTAAACTTAACAGCAATAATCGAAACGACGCCGTTTCGCGTTTGGCAGTCGGGAAATTCTTCCGCCAGCGCAGCAACGACTTGTCGTCTGCGATCTCAAGAGGCATCTCGTCAATCAAGCAATCCATCGAAAACGACGAGTCGTTTAACAAGAACGACAAGGACTCTAGTGGCGACGTTACGGAGTTCAATCTGCCGGGAGTCAAGGTGGTTGTGACGGATAAAAAAGAAAACGACGTGTCGTTTTCGACGAAGGGACGAGTGATTAGCTTCTTCTCGAGGTCCAACTGCAGGGACTGCAGCGCGGTTAGGAGGTTATTCAGAGAGCGAGGATTGAGGTTCGTGGAGATCAATGTCGACGTGTACGTGGAGAGAGAGAAGGAGCTGGTGGATCGGACGGGGAGCAAGACGGTGCCGAAGATCTTCTTCGACGGGGAACTGATCGGAGGGTTGGTGGAGCTGAACGTGATGATGAGGAACGGCGACGGAGAATTGCGGCGGCGGTTGTTGAGGGAGGAGGGAGGGAAATGTTCCGGTGCTGACGCGCCTGCAGCGCCGGCATACGGATTTGATGATGACGTGGcaaaagacgaagaagaagaagaagaaggggagaTGGTGAGGGTTGTGAGGGTGATGAGGCAGAGATTGCCGATTCAGGACCGTTGGATTAAAATGAAGCTTGTGAGGAACTGTTTCAGTGGGACCGACTTAGTGGACTTTCTCCTTCATCATCTTCACTCTTCTCGTCCCAAG GCTGTGGAGATTGGAAAACAATTGTGCCAGAAGCACTTCATACATCATGTTTTGGG GGAAAATGATTTTGAGGAGGGAAACAACAATTTCTACAGATTCCTTGAGCATGAACCATTTATCACCAAATGCTTCAATTTCAGAGGTGCCACAAATGATAGTGAACCAAAGGCTGCAGCTGAACTTTGTGACAGGATTACCAAGATTATGTCAGCTATTCTTGAGTCTTATGCTTCTGATGATAGAAAACATGTTGATTATGTGGCCATTAGTAAAAGCGAAGAATTTAGGAG GTATGTTAACATGACCCAGGATCTTCAGAGGGTGGATCTGTTGGAGCTATCAGAAAACGAGAAGCTTGCTTTCTTCTTGAATTTGTATAATGCAATGGTAATCCATGCTGTGATAAGAGTAGGAGTGGGGCAAGAAGGTGCAATTAACAGGAGATCCTTCTCTGATTTCCTGTATTTGATTGGAGGACATCCTTATTCTCCTAGTACTATCAAAAATGGTATTCTCAGAAGTAACAGAAGGTCACCATATTCATTAGTTAAGCCCTTCAGCACTGGAGACCCTCGGTTAGAG CTTGCTCTTCTGAAAATGAATCCGTTAATTCACTTTGGAATTTGTAATGGTACAAAGTCAAGCCCAAAAGTGAGGTTCTTCTCACCCCATAGAGTTGCAGAAGAACTGAGAGGTGCTGCAAGAGAGTTCTTTGCAAATGATGGAATTGAAGTTAATTTGGAGAAGAGAACCGTTTATCTAAGTCCCATTTTCAAGTG GTATGGCATGGATTTTGGACAAGAGAGAAACATTCTAAACATTCTAAATTGGATGATAAGTTACTTGGATCCAAATAAAGCAGGCCTTGTGACACATCTCTTGAGTGATGCTGCTTCTGTTAATATCTCATACAAGAATTATGATTGGTCAATAAATTCTTGA
- the LOC112717069 gene encoding cytochrome P450 704B1 has product MGQETSPSLECNMGSLVLLMLMFVSWMLIHRWSQRNNKGPKTWPFLGSVIELLMNYDRMHDWLVQYLAKSKTVVVQMPFTTHTYIADPVNVEHVLKTNFNNYPKGEVYHSYMEVLLGDGIFNVDGELWRKQRKTASLEFASRNLRDFSTKVFREYALKLSTILSQASFLNKEIDMQELLMRMTLDSICKVGFGVEIGTLAPNLPENSFAQAFDTANTIVTLRFIDPLWRIKKFLNIGSEAQLERSMKAIDDFTYNVIRRRKAEIELSKNNGQQSKIKHDILSRFIELGGNNATDKSLRDVVLNFVIAGRDTTATTLSWAIYMVMTHAHVADKLYLELKTFEENRAKDEGVTLNQCDIGDSESFNQRVEQFSKFLNKDSLERLHYLHAVITETLRLYPAVPQDPKGVLEDDVLPDGTKIKAGGMVTYVPYSMGRMEYNWGPDAPSFIPERWFKDGVLQNESPFKFTAFQGGPRICLGKDSAYLQMRMVMAILCRFYKFNLVAGHQVNYRMMTILSMAHGLKLTIQRRL; this is encoded by the exons ATGGGACAAGAGACAAGCCCTTCAttagaatgcaacatgggaagTTTGGTGCTATTGATGTTAATGTTTGTTTCATGGATGCTAATACATAGATGGAGTCAGAGGAACAATAAAGGCCCCAAGACTTGGCCTTTTCTTGGGTCTGTGATTGAATTGTTGATGAACTATGATAGGATGCATGATTGGCTTGTTCAATATTTGGCCAAGTCAAAAACTGTTGTGGTTCAAATGCCATTTACAACCCATACTTACATTGCTGATCCTGTTAATGTGGAACATGTGCTCAAGACCAATTTCAATAACTATCCAAAG GGTGAAGTGTATCATTCTTATATGGAGGTATTGCTTGGAGATGGGATATTTAATGTTGATGGTGAACTTTGGAGGAAACAGAGAAAGACAGCAAGCTTAGAGTTTGCATCAAGAAATTTGAGGGATTTCAGTACAAAAGTTTTCAGAGAGTATGCCTTAAAATTATCTACCATTCTCTCCCAAGCTTCTTTCCTCAACAAAGAAATAGATATGCAG GAGTTGTTGATGAGAATGACTTTAGACTCCATATGTAAGGTTGGATTTGGTGTGGAAATTGGAACCTTGGCTCCTAATTTACCAGAAAAttcttttgctcaagcttttgaCACTGCAAACACCATTGTCACGCTTCGCTTCATCGATCCGCTATGGCGAATCAAGAAGTTTCTAAACATTGGTTCAGAAGCACAGCttgaaagaagcatgaaagccaTTGATGATTTCACTTACAATGTCATTCGGAGAAGGAAAGCAGAGATAGAGCTTTCTAAAAACAATGGACAACAAAGTAAG ATAAAGCATGATATATTATCAAGATTTATAGAGCTAGGGGGAAACAATGCCACAGACAAGAGTCTGAGAGATGTTGTGTTGAACTTTGTGATCGCCGGCCGAGACACGACGGCGACAACTCTGTCGTGGGCGATATACATGGTGATGACACATGCTCATGTTGCTGACAAGCTTTACTTGGAGCTCAAGACATTTGAGGAGAACAGAGCAAAAGATGAAGGTGTTACTCTGAATCAATGTGACATTGGAGACTCTGAATCATTCAATCAAAGAGTGGAGCAATTTTCAAAGTTTTTGAATAAAGATTCATTAGAGAGATTGCATTATTTGCATGCAGTCATTACAGAGACACTAAGATTGTATCCAGCAGTTCCTCAG GATCCTAAGGGAGTGTTAGAGGATGATGTGTTACCAGATGGAACAAAAATAAAAGCAGGGGGAATGGTAACATATGTTCCATACTCTATGGGAAGAATGGAATATAATTGGGGACCTGATGCACCTTCATTCATACCTGAAAGATGGTTCAAAGATGGTGTTCTCCAAAATGAATCTCCATTCAAATTCACTGCTTTTCAG GGAGGGCCAAGGATATGCCTTGGGAAGGACTCAGCATACCTACAAATGAGGATGGTGATGGCTATTTTGTGCAGATTTTATAAGTTTAATTTGGTGGCTGGTCACCAAGTTAATTATAGAATGATGACTATTTTGTCAATGGCTCATGGCTTGAAGCTAACCATACAAAGGCGCCTTTGA